The following proteins are encoded in a genomic region of Magnolia sinica isolate HGM2019 chromosome 1, MsV1, whole genome shotgun sequence:
- the LOC131256248 gene encoding probable leucine-rich repeat receptor-like protein kinase At1g35710 isoform X1, with product MAMEKCLSLALLLVLLLSLSPNDAAASLDSQAEAEALLRWKASLLQRQALSSWSLLPIANASTTQDSSPCNWTGISCNSAGRVTEISLQDAGLQGKLDNLSFSSFPNLALILLDNNSLFGTIPTQIGNLSQLVALGLSWNQLSGSIPQEIGKLKKLTMISLPHNNITGSIPSSLGNLKILEQLDVASNQLNGSLPASLGNMTNLRSVFLCDNKIPGPIPSEITNLKKLMQFQVCRNLLSGSIPSNLGNMTTLDSLLLDENHLHGSIPPQIGNLYQLANLRLSLNDLTGPIPSSLGHLRSLTELFLHENQLTGPIPPSIGNLSSLSKLTLSENQLTGPIPLSWKLEKPI from the coding sequence ATGGCCATGGAGAAATGTCTCTCCCTTGCTTTGCTGCTTGTATTGTTACTGTCCCTTTCTCCTAACGATGCTGCTGCTTCCTTGGATTCCCAAGCTGAAGCAGAAGCTCTACTCAGGTGGAAAGCCAGTCTATTGCAAAGACAGGCACTCAGTTCATGGTCGTTGCTCCCCATCGCCAATGCTTCTACCACCCAAGATAGCTCTCCATGCAACTGGACCGGAATCTCATGCAACAGTGCTGGAAGAGTAACAGAAATAAGTCTACAAGATGCAGGTTTGCAAGGTAAGCTTGATAACTTGAGCTTTTCCTCCTTCCCGAACCTGGCTCTGATCCTTCTCGACAACAATTCACTCTTTGGAACCATCCCAACTCAAATTGGCAATCTTTCTCAACTCGTCGCACTTGGGCTTTCTTGGAATCAGCTTTCTGGCTCAATTCCTCAAGAGATAGGGAAGTTGAAGAAGCTGACGATGATAAGCTTGCCACATAACAATATAACAGGTTCTATCCCATCCTCTTTAGGAAATCTCAAAATTCTGGAACAGCTAGATGTGGCCTCTAACCAGCTAAATGGTTCCCTTCCTGCCAGTCTGGGAAACATGACCAACCTTCGGTCGGTATTCCTCTGCGACAATAAAATTCCTGGCCCCATCCCAAGTGAAATAACCAACCTTAAAAAACTGATGCAGTTTCAAGTGTGTCGTAACCTTCTATCGGGTTCCATTCCTTCTAATCTAGGAAATATGACCACACTCGATAGCTTGCTGCTCGATGAAAATCACTTGCATGGCTCAATTCCTCCACAGATAGGAAATCTCTACCAATTGGCCAATCTAAGATTGTCCTTAAACGACCTTACTGGTCCAATCCCTTCATCTCTTGGACATTTGAGAAGCCTAACTGAGCTCTTCCTACATGAAAATCAGCTCACTGGTCCAATACCTCCATCTATTGGAAATCTGAGTAGCCTATCTAAACTCACTCTATCTGAAAATCAGCTCACTGGTCCAATCCCTCTCTCTTGGAAACTTGAGAAGCCTATCTGA